Proteins encoded by one window of Cryptosporangium minutisporangium:
- a CDS encoding putative glycolipid-binding domain-containing protein — protein MELAWNRLGFGAELAAVNTDRGLRAAGWALGAAPEPYSARYTLATDAQWATIALEIQTEGAGWSRSLRLARQTGRDPWKVRASETGTLAGPPAGAEYPETFADALDIDLEFSPLTNTLPIRRLDLLRQSVGSEFELNVAFVELPSLAVIANTQRYAVAGDGQIGFRSGDYRVQISVDTDGFVTDYPGLATRATDRPRV, from the coding sequence ATGGAGCTGGCGTGGAATCGGTTGGGCTTCGGAGCAGAGCTGGCGGCTGTGAACACGGACCGCGGTCTCCGCGCCGCCGGATGGGCGCTCGGCGCGGCCCCCGAGCCGTACAGCGCCCGCTACACCCTCGCCACCGACGCGCAGTGGGCCACGATCGCGCTGGAGATCCAGACCGAGGGCGCCGGCTGGTCCCGCTCCCTGCGGCTGGCACGGCAGACCGGCCGTGATCCGTGGAAGGTACGGGCGAGCGAGACCGGCACGCTGGCCGGGCCGCCCGCCGGAGCCGAGTATCCGGAGACGTTCGCCGACGCGCTCGACATCGACCTCGAGTTCTCACCGCTCACCAACACGCTGCCGATCCGTCGGCTCGACCTGCTCCGGCAGTCCGTCGGCAGCGAATTCGAGCTGAACGTCGCGTTCGTCGAGCTGCCGTCGCTCGCGGTGATCGCCAATACCCAGCGGTACGCGGTGGCCGGTGACGGACAGATCGGGTTCCGCTCCGGCGACTACCGGGTCCAGATCTCCGTCGACACCGACGGCTTCGTCACCGACTATCCCGGGCTGGCGACCCGGGCGACGGATCGCCCGCGGGTCTGA
- the mqnE gene encoding aminofutalosine synthase MqnE yields MDSGLKREIEQKVRAGERLSYDDGVALYDCDDLAWLGGLAHEVRTAKNGDVVVFNVNRHLNMTNVCSASCAYCSFQRKPGEKDAYTMRIEEAVRLAKGMESEGLTELHIVNGLHPTLPWRYYPRSLRALKEVLPNVSLKAFTATEIHWFEKISGLSADEILDELIDAGLESLTGGGAEIFDWEVRQHIVDHATHWEDWSRIHRLAHAKGLKTPCTMLYGHIEEPRHRVDHVLRLRELQDETGGFQVFIPLRYQHDGAKPADGKIRNRLEERTQMATPAESLKTFAVSRLLFDNVPHVKCFWVMHGLSLAQLSLNFGVDDLDGSVVEYKITHDADRYGTPNTMHRDGLLDLIRDAGFTPVERNTRYEVVRRYDGPTPLAERRAEPQPMWS; encoded by the coding sequence ATGGATTCCGGCCTCAAGCGTGAGATCGAGCAGAAGGTACGAGCTGGTGAGCGGCTCTCGTACGACGACGGCGTCGCTCTCTACGACTGTGACGACCTGGCCTGGCTCGGTGGCCTCGCGCACGAGGTCCGCACCGCCAAGAACGGCGACGTCGTCGTGTTCAACGTGAACCGTCACCTGAACATGACCAACGTCTGCTCCGCGTCGTGCGCGTACTGCTCGTTCCAGCGGAAGCCGGGCGAGAAGGACGCGTACACGATGCGCATCGAGGAGGCGGTTCGACTCGCCAAGGGCATGGAGTCCGAGGGCCTCACCGAGCTGCACATCGTCAACGGTCTGCACCCGACGCTGCCGTGGCGGTACTACCCGCGGTCGCTGCGCGCGCTCAAGGAAGTTCTGCCGAACGTCTCGCTGAAGGCGTTCACCGCTACCGAGATCCACTGGTTCGAGAAGATCTCCGGCCTGTCCGCCGACGAGATCCTCGACGAGCTGATCGACGCCGGGCTGGAGTCGCTGACCGGCGGTGGCGCCGAGATCTTCGACTGGGAGGTCCGGCAGCACATCGTCGACCACGCCACGCACTGGGAAGACTGGTCGCGGATCCACCGGCTGGCGCACGCGAAGGGCCTCAAGACGCCCTGCACGATGCTGTACGGCCACATCGAGGAGCCGCGTCACCGCGTCGACCACGTGCTCCGACTGCGCGAGCTGCAGGACGAGACCGGCGGCTTCCAGGTGTTCATCCCGCTGCGCTACCAGCACGACGGAGCGAAGCCGGCCGACGGGAAGATCCGTAACCGGCTCGAGGAGCGGACGCAGATGGCGACGCCCGCCGAGTCGCTGAAGACGTTCGCGGTCTCCCGGCTGCTGTTCGACAACGTCCCGCACGTGAAGTGCTTCTGGGTCATGCACGGGCTCTCGCTGGCCCAGCTGTCGCTCAACTTCGGTGTGGACGACCTGGACGGTTCGGTCGTGGAGTACAAGATCACCCACGACGCCGACCGGTACGGGACGCCGAACACGATGCACCGGGACGGGCTGCTCGACCTCATCCGCGACGCCGGGTTCACGCCCGTCGAGCGGAACACACGGTACGAGGTGGTGCGGCGGTACGACGGGCCGACGCCGCTGGCGGAGCGGCGGGCCGAGCCGCAGCCGATGTGGAGCTGA
- a CDS encoding Uma2 family endonuclease, with product MSAPAPAYGTATIDDYDALGEDTDIRHELIDGHIIVCASPVNLHNTVVFRLQVALDRVLPEDFVVVSDVDVAMEDKRQCPRPDLIVVPREVGEGYARTQSDAVRLAVEVISPGTGRLDRQTKPRIYATAGIPSYWLVDLDPFTIVEHRRVGRWYEEVQRVTGDQIVVTEPFDLEVDVSAARTATIRAGLSRPRRRR from the coding sequence ATGAGCGCCCCGGCCCCCGCCTACGGCACCGCGACGATCGACGACTACGACGCCCTGGGAGAAGACACCGACATCCGCCACGAGCTGATCGACGGACACATCATCGTGTGCGCAAGCCCCGTCAACCTGCACAACACCGTCGTCTTTCGACTGCAGGTCGCGCTCGACCGAGTGTTGCCCGAGGACTTCGTCGTCGTCAGTGACGTCGACGTCGCGATGGAGGACAAGCGGCAGTGCCCACGCCCCGATCTGATCGTCGTCCCTCGCGAGGTGGGCGAAGGCTACGCACGGACGCAGAGTGACGCGGTTCGGCTCGCCGTCGAGGTCATCTCCCCCGGCACGGGACGGCTCGATCGACAGACCAAGCCCCGGATCTACGCGACCGCAGGCATCCCGTCGTACTGGCTCGTCGACCTCGATCCGTTCACGATCGTCGAGCACCGACGGGTCGGACGCTGGTACGAAGAGGTGCAGCGGGTGACCGGTGACCAGATCGTCGTCACCGAGCCGTTCGATCTGGAGGTCGACGTCTCGGCCGCCCGAACCGCCACCATCCGAGCCGGGTTATCCCGCCCGCGCCGCCGCCGGTAA
- a CDS encoding menaquinone biosynthesis protein, with product MRQDAPRRPRVGHIQFLNCLPIYYGLVRTGALLDVELTKDTPDRLSESLVRGDLDIGPISLVEYLRNADQLLLLPDIAVGSDGPVLSVNVVSQRPLTELDGRPVALGSTSRTSVLLARMLLAERYDVRPEYYVCPPDLGVMMQEADAGVLIGDAALRALYEGPDMGLTVTDLGEAWREWSGLPMVFAVWAVRRDFAERHPGQVKDVHDAFLRSRDLCLTQIDEVAVDAARWEVFDAHTLANYFRTLDFSLGERQVEGLRAFAAKAAAAGEAPPLPAEGPEFVQL from the coding sequence GTGAGACAGGACGCGCCGCGCCGCCCCCGGGTCGGACACATCCAATTCCTGAACTGTCTTCCGATCTACTACGGGCTCGTGCGCACCGGTGCCCTGCTGGACGTCGAGCTGACCAAGGACACCCCGGACCGCCTCAGTGAGTCCCTGGTGCGCGGCGATCTCGACATCGGGCCGATCAGCCTGGTCGAGTACCTGCGCAACGCCGATCAGCTCCTGCTGCTCCCCGACATCGCGGTCGGCTCGGACGGGCCGGTCCTCTCGGTCAACGTCGTGTCGCAGCGGCCCTTAACGGAGCTGGACGGTCGGCCGGTCGCGCTCGGTTCGACGAGCCGGACCAGCGTCCTGCTCGCCCGGATGTTGCTCGCCGAGCGGTACGACGTGCGGCCGGAGTACTACGTGTGCCCGCCCGACCTGGGCGTGATGATGCAGGAAGCCGATGCGGGCGTCCTGATCGGGGACGCTGCGCTGCGGGCGCTCTACGAGGGTCCGGACATGGGCCTGACCGTCACCGACCTCGGTGAGGCCTGGCGCGAGTGGAGCGGCCTGCCGATGGTGTTCGCGGTCTGGGCGGTGCGGCGCGACTTCGCCGAGCGGCACCCCGGCCAGGTCAAGGACGTCCACGACGCGTTCCTGCGCTCGCGGGACCTGTGCCTCACCCAGATCGACGAGGTCGCCGTGGACGCCGCCCGCTGGGAGGTGTTCGATGCACACACGCTCGCGAACTACTTCCGCACGCTCGACTTCTCGCTCGGCGAGCGGCAGGTCGAGGGGCTGCGGGCGTTCGCGGCGAAGGCGGCGGCCGCCGGCGAGGCGCCACCGCTGCCGGCCGAGGGGCCGGAGTTCGTCCAGCTCTGA
- a CDS encoding molybdopterin-dependent oxidoreductase produces MITLEPRSRAARPLAALAGIVAAATALGVAEILAAFVGPSSSPLTAVAGEVVDRLPRSVEQFGVRTFGSWDKPLLTAVILLSLAAAAALAGVLAVRHISFGLGVIAVFAAVGAFATAARPDSTSFAVIPTLVGAGAAMGVLYALAARAREAGATLDAEARASQYSRRTAEPADVGGTAGSASQLDSASQLGSASQPRPASPGSAVEAEAPWLVGGGGTASRRMFLTIAGGTAGAAVVAGGAGRLLARWRGVSDQRAAIRLPEPASPAPAVPAGARLDVRGITPLTTPNDTFYRVDTAFVLPQVDPNSYRLRIHGRVGRELTLSYQDLLDLPLIERDITLACVSNEVGGDLAGNARWLGVRLADLLDRVDPDPDADQLVGRSADGWTCGTPTAACRDGRDAMLAIGMNGEPLPIAHGFPVRMVVPGLYGYVSATKWLVDLELSRFSDFDAYWVPRGWSREAPIKTTSRIDTPRQSDRVSGTITVAGVAWAQRRGITRVEVRVDEGPWGSATLAAADSVDVWRQWRWEWDTATVGAGRHTLEVRATDGAGATQSGDYRPPAPNGSEGWHHISVVVR; encoded by the coding sequence GTGATCACCCTTGAGCCGCGGTCGCGTGCGGCGCGCCCGCTCGCCGCGTTGGCGGGAATCGTGGCGGCGGCCACCGCGCTCGGCGTCGCGGAGATACTCGCGGCGTTCGTCGGACCGTCGTCCTCGCCGCTGACCGCGGTCGCGGGTGAGGTCGTGGATCGGCTTCCGCGGTCGGTCGAACAATTCGGGGTTCGGACGTTCGGCAGCTGGGACAAGCCGCTGCTCACGGCGGTGATTCTGCTGTCGCTCGCGGCGGCGGCAGCGCTGGCGGGCGTGCTCGCAGTACGTCATATAAGCTTCGGTTTGGGAGTAATTGCGGTATTTGCTGCCGTCGGGGCATTCGCGACCGCCGCTCGTCCGGACTCGACCAGCTTCGCGGTGATCCCGACGCTGGTCGGCGCCGGGGCTGCGATGGGGGTGCTGTACGCGCTCGCCGCGCGGGCCCGAGAGGCCGGTGCGACGCTGGACGCGGAGGCGCGGGCATCGCAGTACTCCCGACGAACCGCGGAGCCGGCCGATGTCGGGGGTACGGCCGGCTCCGCTTCCCAGCTCGACTCCGCTTCCCAGCTCGGCTCCGCTTCCCAGCCCCGCCCTGCTTCGCCGGGCTCCGCGGTTGAGGCGGAGGCGCCGTGGCTGGTCGGGGGTGGGGGCACTGCGTCGCGGCGGATGTTTCTCACGATCGCGGGTGGCACGGCCGGAGCGGCGGTGGTCGCCGGTGGGGCCGGTCGCCTGCTCGCACGCTGGCGAGGAGTGAGCGACCAGCGGGCGGCGATCCGCCTCCCCGAGCCCGCGTCGCCCGCACCGGCGGTCCCGGCAGGCGCGCGCCTCGACGTCCGCGGCATCACGCCGCTGACCACCCCGAACGACACGTTTTACCGGGTCGACACCGCGTTCGTGCTCCCGCAGGTCGACCCGAACTCCTACCGGCTCCGCATCCACGGGCGGGTCGGTCGCGAGCTCACGCTCAGCTACCAGGACCTCCTGGACCTGCCGCTGATCGAACGCGACATCACGCTGGCGTGCGTCTCCAACGAAGTCGGTGGCGACCTCGCCGGTAACGCCCGCTGGCTCGGCGTCCGACTGGCCGATCTGCTCGACCGGGTCGACCCGGACCCGGACGCGGACCAACTCGTCGGACGCTCCGCGGACGGCTGGACCTGCGGCACACCGACCGCCGCCTGCCGCGACGGCCGGGACGCGATGCTGGCGATCGGCATGAACGGAGAGCCGCTACCGATCGCGCACGGCTTCCCGGTGCGGATGGTCGTCCCTGGCCTCTACGGCTACGTCTCGGCGACGAAGTGGCTCGTCGACCTGGAGCTCTCCCGGTTCAGTGACTTCGACGCCTACTGGGTGCCGCGCGGTTGGTCGCGGGAGGCCCCGATCAAAACGACGTCGAGGATCGACACCCCACGACAGTCCGACCGGGTCTCCGGCACGATCACGGTCGCTGGGGTGGCTTGGGCGCAGCGTCGGGGGATCACCCGCGTCGAAGTTCGCGTCGATGAGGGCCCGTGGGGGTCGGCGACTCTCGCGGCGGCGGACTCGGTCGACGTCTGGCGGCAGTGGCGGTGGGAGTGGGACACCGCGACCGTCGGCGCCGGACGCCACACGCTCGAGGTGCGGGCGACCGACGGTGCCGGAGCGACGCAGTCCGGTGACTACCGCCCGCCGGCTCCGAACGGCTCCGAAGGCTGGCACCACATCAGCGTCGTCGTCCGCTAA
- a CDS encoding MalY/PatB family protein: MDLWANLDDLRRRQSEKWRHYPADVLPVFVAEMDSTLAEPVRAALASALDNSDTGYAHPEGLPEAFAGFAGRRWGWDPQPATMTLMPDVARAARTAIELVSEPGDAVVINPPVYPPFYEWLEMTGRRLVSNPLRPGPDGWRLDLEGLEAAFAGGARVHLLCNPQNPTGTVHTRAELDAVAELAERYDVRVVSDEIHAPLTLGDARFTPFLSLDRPAARTGFAAVSASKAWNLAGLKAALLVGGDEVVGEFRRIPEDATSSTGLFGVVASIAALNEGEAWLDELRAALEVNRRWLEEALAPLGIGYRPPDATFLAWLDFRGLGLGDEPAAALLDRGRVALYRGLDFGPEGAGFARFNFATRPEVLAEAVARIAAAL; encoded by the coding sequence ATGGACCTCTGGGCGAACCTGGACGACTTGCGGCGGCGACAGAGCGAGAAGTGGCGGCACTACCCGGCGGACGTTCTCCCGGTGTTCGTCGCCGAGATGGATTCGACGCTCGCCGAGCCGGTCCGGGCCGCGCTCGCGTCCGCGTTGGACAACTCCGACACCGGCTACGCACATCCGGAAGGCTTGCCGGAGGCCTTCGCCGGCTTCGCCGGCCGACGCTGGGGATGGGACCCGCAACCGGCGACGATGACGCTCATGCCGGACGTCGCCCGGGCGGCGCGGACCGCGATAGAGCTGGTCAGCGAACCGGGTGACGCGGTAGTGATCAACCCGCCGGTGTATCCGCCGTTCTACGAGTGGCTGGAGATGACCGGACGGCGGCTGGTGTCCAACCCGCTCCGACCAGGCCCGGACGGATGGCGGCTGGACCTGGAAGGGCTCGAGGCAGCGTTCGCCGGCGGCGCCCGCGTCCATCTGCTGTGCAATCCGCAGAACCCGACCGGCACCGTCCACACCCGCGCCGAGCTCGACGCGGTCGCGGAACTCGCCGAGCGGTACGACGTGCGCGTCGTGTCCGACGAGATCCACGCGCCGCTGACGCTCGGCGACGCGCGTTTCACCCCGTTCCTGTCGCTGGATCGACCGGCGGCGCGGACCGGGTTCGCCGCGGTGTCGGCGTCGAAGGCGTGGAACCTCGCCGGGCTGAAGGCCGCGCTCCTCGTCGGTGGCGACGAGGTGGTGGGGGAGTTCCGGCGGATCCCGGAGGACGCGACGTCGTCCACCGGGCTCTTCGGCGTGGTGGCGTCGATCGCGGCGCTGAACGAGGGAGAGGCGTGGCTCGACGAGCTGCGGGCGGCGCTCGAGGTGAACCGGCGGTGGCTCGAGGAAGCGCTTGCGCCGCTGGGCATCGGCTACCGGCCGCCGGACGCGACGTTCCTCGCGTGGCTCGACTTCCGGGGCCTCGGACTCGGTGACGAGCCCGCTGCTGCGCTGCTCGACCGTGGACGGGTCGCGCTCTACCGCGGCCTCGACTTCGGTCCCGAGGGTGCCGGATTCGCGCGCTTCAACTTCGCGACTCGCCCCGAAGTCCTCGCGGAGGCGGTCGCCCGCATAGCGGCAGCCTTGTAA
- a CDS encoding DUF4229 domain-containing protein — translation MTERDPAGRSSTLEQLHPGFLYTVARFMVFAACVIVLFLIGFRSWMLVLGALLLSAPLSFFLLRRQREAFAMRVEGRMSKRQQEKARLRAALAGDDDER, via the coding sequence ATGACTGAGCGGGATCCGGCCGGGCGGTCGAGCACGTTGGAGCAGCTACACCCGGGCTTCCTCTACACGGTGGCTCGTTTCATGGTGTTCGCGGCCTGCGTGATCGTGCTGTTCCTGATCGGGTTCCGCTCCTGGATGCTCGTGCTCGGGGCGTTGCTGCTCTCCGCACCGCTGTCGTTCTTCCTGCTGCGTCGGCAGCGGGAGGCTTTCGCCATGCGCGTCGAGGGGCGGATGAGCAAGCGTCAGCAGGAGAAGGCCAGGCTGCGCGCCGCCCTGGCCGGCGACGACGACGAGCGCTGA
- a CDS encoding AAA family ATPase, with protein MTSLDVELAHEAAHLTTSRAALAAMRTRTEELTRSDVAGDPFSAEMLARALARRLEQLLDDGTTPLFFGRLDFAAAGTPYAGETFHVGRRHVTDAAGDPLVVDWRAPVSTAFYQASALAPQGVRRRRRFGFAGGRLTSFEDEHLGSGEEAGLGSRLLTEEIERPRVGPMRDIVATIQPDQDALVRADLDTSLCIQGAPGTGKTAVGLHRAAYLLYAYRERLSRTGVLVVGPNVAFLRYIAEVLPALGEVDVLQRTITQLVDRVPVRAVDTPQALAVKGDARMAAVLAASLTSALRAPSEPLVYTETGARLRLGPSELGEITAEARASYAAGTPYSTARDRVAHRVAERFRRQVERRGGSPSDAWVTRVVRSRTMRTWLDAVWPPADPVALVARVLGDADLLARAADGILTPAEQDVIVWPEPRRRPRWTEADAVLIDEAAGLLERTPGFGHVIVDEAQDLSPMQARAIARRSPYGSLTVLGDLAQGTAASGARDWPSLLTHLDKPATVVTPLTTGYRMPAEIVEFANRLLPALAAGVAPARSVRRAPGALSVEQVRNPVTAAVALVRAAVAEPGSVALICADATTARIFRALTTAGLAAVRADQPPEESPADATPGTAGSVGAAPPVTVLPATLAKGLEFDTVVVLEPAAIVAAEPRGLNRLYVVLTRAVSRLVVLHAQSLPAALC; from the coding sequence ATGACGTCGTTGGACGTCGAACTCGCCCACGAAGCGGCACATCTGACCACGTCCCGCGCCGCGCTGGCCGCCATGCGGACACGCACCGAAGAACTGACCCGCAGCGACGTCGCCGGTGACCCCTTCTCCGCGGAGATGCTGGCCAGGGCGCTCGCCCGGCGCCTCGAGCAACTGCTCGACGACGGCACCACACCGCTGTTCTTCGGCCGCCTCGACTTCGCCGCAGCCGGGACGCCGTACGCCGGCGAGACGTTCCACGTGGGACGCCGACACGTCACCGATGCCGCGGGCGACCCGCTCGTAGTCGACTGGCGCGCACCGGTGTCGACCGCCTTCTACCAGGCCAGCGCGCTCGCACCGCAGGGCGTGCGTCGGCGGCGACGGTTCGGGTTCGCCGGGGGGCGGCTGACCTCGTTCGAGGACGAGCACCTGGGCTCCGGCGAGGAGGCCGGGCTCGGCTCACGCCTGCTGACCGAGGAGATCGAACGTCCGCGCGTCGGCCCGATGCGCGACATCGTTGCGACGATCCAGCCCGACCAGGACGCCCTGGTCCGCGCCGATCTGGACACCAGCCTCTGCATCCAGGGCGCTCCCGGCACCGGGAAGACCGCGGTGGGCCTGCACCGGGCGGCTTACCTGCTGTACGCGTACCGCGAGCGGTTGAGCCGCACCGGCGTGCTCGTGGTGGGGCCGAACGTGGCGTTCCTGCGCTACATCGCCGAGGTGCTGCCCGCACTCGGCGAGGTCGACGTGCTGCAGCGGACGATCACCCAACTCGTCGATCGCGTCCCGGTCCGGGCCGTGGACACCCCCCAGGCGCTCGCGGTCAAGGGCGACGCCCGGATGGCGGCGGTACTCGCCGCGAGTCTGACCAGCGCGCTGCGAGCCCCCTCCGAACCCCTCGTCTACACCGAGACCGGCGCCCGGCTGCGGCTCGGCCCGAGCGAGCTCGGCGAGATCACCGCCGAGGCTCGAGCCTCCTACGCCGCCGGAACGCCGTACTCCACCGCGCGCGACCGGGTCGCCCACCGAGTCGCCGAGCGCTTCCGCCGACAGGTCGAACGCCGCGGTGGTTCGCCGTCGGACGCCTGGGTGACTCGGGTGGTGCGGTCCCGCACGATGCGGACCTGGCTCGATGCGGTGTGGCCGCCCGCCGACCCGGTCGCACTGGTCGCTCGGGTGCTCGGCGATGCGGACCTGCTGGCCCGTGCCGCCGACGGCATCCTCACCCCCGCCGAGCAGGACGTGATCGTCTGGCCGGAGCCCCGCCGACGTCCGCGCTGGACCGAGGCCGACGCCGTGCTCATCGACGAGGCCGCCGGTCTGCTCGAGCGGACGCCGGGCTTCGGGCACGTGATCGTCGACGAGGCGCAAGACCTGTCGCCGATGCAGGCCAGGGCGATCGCCCGCCGGTCGCCCTACGGCTCGCTGACCGTCCTGGGTGACCTCGCACAGGGCACCGCCGCGAGCGGGGCGCGGGATTGGCCGTCCCTGCTGACCCACCTGGACAAGCCGGCCACGGTCGTGACACCGCTGACCACCGGGTACCGGATGCCGGCCGAGATCGTCGAGTTCGCGAACCGGCTACTGCCCGCGCTGGCTGCCGGAGTAGCCCCGGCCCGGTCGGTGCGGCGCGCACCCGGCGCGCTGAGCGTGGAGCAGGTGCGGAACCCGGTCACGGCAGCCGTCGCGCTGGTGCGGGCCGCCGTCGCCGAGCCCGGCTCGGTCGCACTGATTTGTGCGGACGCGACGACAGCGCGCATTTTCCGCGCGCTGACCACCGCCGGTCTCGCCGCGGTCCGCGCCGACCAACCGCCCGAGGAGTCCCCCGCCGACGCCACACCCGGAACCGCGGGCAGCGTCGGCGCGGCGCCGCCGGTGACCGTGTTGCCGGCGACGCTAGCGAAGGGCCTGGAATTCGACACGGTCGTCGTGCTCGAACCGGCCGCGATCGTCGCCGCGGAGCCCCGTGGACTCAACCGCCTCTACGTAGTGTTGACCCGCGCGGTCTCCCGCCTGGTCGTGTTGCACGCCCAGAGTCTTCCCGCCGCACTATGCTGA
- a CDS encoding C40 family peptidase gives MGGAHRKSTRFSPPRSFSGALRAPAALVPLANAVRNVPALLRSREKQAAIRTVRASIAVGTALTLVTGSGLARADAGQAVAALHGSASGVPTRDTGNAPGRSALNRPPVAIDLPDGVDGPAISATFTLRRAGRPTADAGRRPGASARPATTPARPTTDPALARIARESAAAEAVAEQLTDAREALPPLTAAQATAASTLAAARATTAAAASDAEAWARESFIAEASRPEGLAVDPRAAMLGRPKLGTAVLSLEAAEAHERAAADAARRADERLAAQQSRVDALRRNLTARGEALRRLRAARASALAAAERRRDAVEAALARRYLRDAKGAAGKAAISAVEYALAQRGKPYEWGAEGPDRFDCSGLVQTAYASSDVLLPRTARPQYRASRPVPITALLPGDLLFFATDRADWNTIHHVGVYLGRGLMVHAPTTGDVVRVAPVWWSEFFSAGRVVPGRPQDRASEPSPRASKPTPSPTVLRPRTAPPADQSRRASATPRASGTPSSSPESTGAGRRTSGAPATSGSPRASGSPTGASRRTSGSPTSSASTPGRAGSPRASERGTAPRSAKASGTPGRSADARRNLRSAAPTRPAAPSGSRRSSTERSSAATLGDHR, from the coding sequence ATGGGCGGCGCACACCGGAAATCCACCCGCTTCTCCCCTCCTCGCTCGTTCTCCGGCGCGCTGCGCGCTCCGGCAGCACTCGTGCCACTGGCGAACGCGGTGCGCAACGTCCCCGCGCTGCTCCGCAGCCGGGAAAAGCAGGCCGCGATTCGGACGGTCCGGGCGTCGATCGCCGTCGGCACGGCTCTGACGCTCGTCACCGGCTCGGGCCTGGCACGAGCCGACGCCGGCCAGGCTGTCGCCGCACTGCACGGCAGCGCGTCCGGCGTACCGACGCGGGATACCGGCAACGCGCCGGGCCGCTCGGCGCTCAACCGGCCGCCGGTCGCCATCGACCTGCCGGACGGCGTGGACGGTCCGGCCATCTCCGCGACGTTCACGCTGCGACGGGCCGGCCGACCGACGGCCGACGCCGGACGGCGCCCCGGCGCATCGGCACGACCGGCGACCACGCCGGCCCGCCCGACCACCGATCCGGCACTGGCTCGGATCGCGCGCGAGTCCGCAGCCGCCGAGGCCGTCGCGGAGCAGCTCACCGACGCGCGCGAGGCGCTACCCCCGCTCACCGCAGCGCAGGCCACCGCGGCGTCCACGCTCGCCGCCGCCCGGGCGACCACGGCAGCGGCCGCGTCCGACGCGGAGGCCTGGGCTCGGGAGTCGTTCATCGCGGAGGCGAGCCGCCCGGAGGGCCTGGCGGTCGATCCGCGCGCCGCCATGCTCGGCCGTCCGAAACTCGGAACCGCGGTGTTGAGCCTGGAAGCTGCCGAGGCGCACGAGCGCGCGGCCGCCGACGCCGCCCGCCGCGCCGACGAGCGGCTGGCCGCACAGCAGAGCCGCGTCGATGCGCTCCGCCGGAACCTCACCGCCCGTGGTGAGGCGCTGCGCCGGTTGCGGGCAGCGCGGGCGTCCGCGCTGGCGGCGGCCGAACGTCGTCGGGACGCCGTCGAGGCCGCGCTGGCCCGCCGATACCTACGCGACGCGAAGGGCGCCGCCGGGAAGGCAGCGATCTCCGCGGTGGAGTACGCGCTCGCGCAGCGCGGGAAGCCGTACGAGTGGGGCGCGGAGGGGCCGGACCGGTTCGACTGCTCCGGTCTGGTGCAGACCGCGTACGCGTCGTCGGACGTGCTGCTGCCGCGTACCGCACGGCCGCAGTACCGAGCCAGCCGACCGGTGCCGATCACCGCGCTGCTCCCCGGTGACCTGCTGTTCTTCGCCACTGATCGAGCCGACTGGAACACGATCCACCACGTCGGCGTCTACCTCGGCCGCGGCCTGATGGTGCACGCGCCGACCACGGGGGACGTGGTGCGGGTGGCGCCGGTCTGGTGGTCGGAGTTCTTCTCGGCGGGGCGCGTGGTTCCGGGGCGCCCCCAAGACCGCGCGAGCGAACCGTCGCCGCGCGCAAGCAAGCCGACGCCGTCGCCGACCGTGCTCCGGCCCCGCACCGCGCCGCCGGCCGACCAGTCGCGGCGCGCGTCCGCCACCCCGCGAGCGTCGGGTACCCCGTCGAGCAGCCCCGAGTCAACGGGCGCCGGACGCCGGACGTCGGGTGCTCCCGCAACGTCGGGCAGCCCGCGCGCGTCGGGCAGCCCGACGGGGGCCAGCCGCCGGACGTCCGGGAGTCCGACGTCCTCGGCGAGCACGCCGGGGCGGGCCGGCAGCCCGCGCGCGAGCGAGCGGGGTACGGCGCCGCGGTCGGCGAAGGCGTCGGGGACCCCAGGACGGTCGGCGGACGCCCGCCGGAATCTGCGGTCAGCAGCGCCGACGCGGCCCGCGGCGCCGAGCGGCTCACGCCGATCGTCGACCGAACGGTCGAGCGCGGCGACCCTCGGTGACCATCGCTAA
- a CDS encoding isoamylase early set domain-containing protein, with product MLKRTRLNDAKTKVTFSLPIDETTPSVSVVGDFNGWQPGKHELTPRRNGTRSVTLTLPTGVHRFRYLGTGGVWLDDAEADRIDAQGSVLEV from the coding sequence GTGCTCAAGCGCACACGGTTGAACGATGCGAAGACCAAGGTCACGTTCTCGCTGCCGATCGACGAGACGACACCCTCGGTCAGCGTCGTCGGGGACTTCAACGGATGGCAGCCGGGCAAGCACGAGTTGACGCCGCGTCGCAACGGCACCCGGAGCGTCACGCTGACGTTGCCGACCGGCGTGCACCGCTTCCGGTACCTCGGCACCGGTGGTGTCTGGCTCGACGACGCCGAGGCCGATCGGATCGATGCCCAGGGCAGTGTCCTGGAGGTATAG